The Thermodesulfobacteriota bacterium genomic sequence GGAAGGGACCGAGTAATGGAAAGAGTGGAATTCATCAGTACCGATACCGACTATAACCCCGACACCGGCATCAGGACCGAAACCATGATGCTCAATATGGGGCCCCAGCACCCGTCAACACATGGGGTGCTGCGCGTGGTGCTTTACCTCGACGGCGAGACGGTGGTGAAGGCGGTCCCGTACATCGGCTATCTGCACAGGGGCATCGAGAAGCTCTGCGAGCACATTACTTATCAGCAATGCCTGCCGTACACGGACAGGATGGATTACCTCGCCTCCATCTGCAACAACATAGGCTTTATACTCGCGGTCGAAAAATTGCTCGGGATCCAGGACGCGATCCCGGAGAGAGCTAAGACGGCGGAAGTAATACTCTTCGAGCTCGGCAGGATCGAGTCGCACCTGGTCGGAATAGGTACGAACGCGCTCGACCTGGGGGCGATGAGCGCATTTCTTTACTGCTTCAAGGAGAGGGAAAGGATATACGACATACTGGAGACCGTATGCGGCGCGAGGCTCACTACGTCGTATCCCAGAGTAGGCGGGCTCCCGCTCGACCTCCCGGAGGATTTCGAGGAAAAGGTCAGGAACTTTTTGAAGGTCTTTCCGGGCACGCTCGATGAAGTGGACAAGCTCCTCACAAGGAACCGCATATGGATCGAGAGGACGAAAGGTGTCGCCACGATAAGCGCCGGGGACGCGATAGATCTGGGTCTCACGGGCCCTGCCCTCCGGGGAAGCGGGGTTCCCTATGACGTGAGAAAGGCCATGCCTTATCTCGGTTACGAGAACTACGATTTCGAGATACCCGTAGCGAACGAAGGGGACGCGTATTCGAGGTTTCTCTGCAGGATGGAGGAGATGCGCCAGAGCCTGAGGATAATCGAGCAGGGCATAAACAACCTGCCGGACGGCCCTTACGCGGCTGACCTGCCAGACGTAGTGTTGCCCGAAAAGCAGCTCACGTACACGAGAATGGAATCCCTCATAAGGCACTTCGTTCTGGTCTATGAGGGCTTCAAGCCCCCCGTGGGAGAGGTCCAGCATGCTGTGGAAAACCCGAAGGGCGAGCTCTCTTATTACCTCGTGAGCGACGGAACGGGGAAGCCCTACAGGATGCGCGTGAGAGGGCCTTCTTTCGTAAACATGCAGGCGCTTCCGCAAATGGTCCAGGGGAGACTTCTCGCGGACGTCATCGCCGCCATCGGAAGCCTCGATATAGTGCTCGGAGAGATAGACCGGTAGGCCTTATCACCTCGATCCAAATCTTTCCCCGATTTCACCGGAAATTAATAACGAAATAAAACGCCCCATGACATTGTCTCACGGGTTTGTGTGCAGCTTCCTGGAATTTTAGGAGTGCAGTATCAGAGAGACGACCAGCATTTGGTTGCTAGGGGATTGAAGTCGCCGTTATGCACGTGGACGCATAGGCTCTGTCCCAGGTCGGTCTGCGCGAGGAGTATCACCTTCTCCGCAACCGACTGGGCGTTTTCCTTGCTCACTCCGTCGGCATATACCCACAGATCGAGCTGCGACTGCCATGAAGCCTGTATGACGTCGGGGAGCGACTTCACTTCCTGGGCGAAATTCTGCTGCGCCATGGTAGGGCTGAACCCCTGGTCCTGGGAATATGCGGGCATAGTTACCGAAAGCATTAATGCCGCGGCCAAAGTTAAATTAAGAAGCATCCTCCTCATTGCCAAACCCTCCACCCAGGTCTCTTACTGGCCGGCGGTTGACGTCGGAGGTTTTATTACCTCGACGCCGCTCGGCGCCGTGAAATTGAACAAGGAATCCGAAACCCCTTTATCGATCTCAATATTCTTCAATAAAACCTTGGTCAGATTCCCGAAAGGATCGTAGAGATAGAGCGTATTCACCATCATGGTGCTCTTATTTATGGCCAGGGTTACCTTGTTGTAATCTTCCCCTTCCTCCTTCGGCCTGAGGTCTATAAGGTAGCTCCCGTCCGACTCGAATTCACCCGATTCGGAGAAGCTTGTTCTGTAGAGCTCCTTTATTTTCCCGAGCCCTGAAAGGAGGGTCGAGGTGGTTTCTGTTTCCGAGACCTGAGTTAACGGGGATTCTATCACCTGCTTTTCCTCTTCGTTATAGAACCAGAGAGTACGCCCGTCGGACACTATCTGGTCCTTGTAAGGCTCATAGTAATTCCACCTCATCTTGCCCGGCTTCTTGAACCAGACTTCGCCGTCCGATTTCTGCACGGTGTTGAGTGCCTTCACCGTTGCCTCCTGAGTGAAATCCGCATGAAAATCCTCTATCTCCTCGTACTTCTTCTGTATCCTGTCGACCACGACATCGATACTTTCCGTCTGACCGGAATACCCGGCGCTCGACGTAAATAATAACCCCAAAATGACTAAAATGATCTTTTTCAACTCGTATGCCTCTCGCTTATCTGACTTAAATCAATATATACTTCCCTGGGCTTCCCCGCTACTTCCTGTGGT encodes the following:
- the nuoD gene encoding NADH dehydrogenase (quinone) subunit D, with the translated sequence MERVEFISTDTDYNPDTGIRTETMMLNMGPQHPSTHGVLRVVLYLDGETVVKAVPYIGYLHRGIEKLCEHITYQQCLPYTDRMDYLASICNNIGFILAVEKLLGIQDAIPERAKTAEVILFELGRIESHLVGIGTNALDLGAMSAFLYCFKERERIYDILETVCGARLTTSYPRVGGLPLDLPEDFEEKVRNFLKVFPGTLDEVDKLLTRNRIWIERTKGVATISAGDAIDLGLTGPALRGSGVPYDVRKAMPYLGYENYDFEIPVANEGDAYSRFLCRMEEMRQSLRIIEQGINNLPDGPYAADLPDVVLPEKQLTYTRMESLIRHFVLVYEGFKPPVGEVQHAVENPKGELSYYLVSDGTGKPYRMRVRGPSFVNMQALPQMVQGRLLADVIAAIGSLDIVLGEIDR
- the lolA gene encoding outer membrane lipoprotein chaperone LolA codes for the protein MKKIILVILGLLFTSSAGYSGQTESIDVVVDRIQKKYEEIEDFHADFTQEATVKALNTVQKSDGEVWFKKPGKMRWNYYEPYKDQIVSDGRTLWFYNEEEKQVIESPLTQVSETETTSTLLSGLGKIKELYRTSFSESGEFESDGSYLIDLRPKEEGEDYNKVTLAINKSTMMVNTLYLYDPFGNLTKVLLKNIEIDKGVSDSLFNFTAPSGVEVIKPPTSTAGQ